Proteins encoded in a region of the Clostridium butyricum genome:
- a CDS encoding ABC transporter permease, whose product MFIKENIMLAIAGLKSNKMRAVLTMLGIIIGIGSVIGIVSVGNAMTANVTSSMADMGSTNVTINVTERDSTSTNNNKTKTNEKKNGSSTNEMPGAGSHEGGAGGGMPGGGSGGGMPGGGMSGGGGMSGGGGGMPGGGMGGHSGRFGSSSTSTPKDSDLLTMSQIKELEENFSDKIDAFSVTATKDTGKAKNGTAYANVNITGTNPGYEKVKNIEMADGRYITDTDVDGSKMVAVVSDKLVSKIFGEGADPIGQEVKIYTSSAIHCYTIVGVYTYKSSGGSTESEEKLTTDLYIPVTAAKSSSSNKNYQTVTIRAKDNVDITTFTTELQTYLDKLYIKNTKYKATASNMESMLESMTSMTSTMALAISAIAAISLLVGGIGVMNIMLVSVTERTREIGTRKALGAKSSHIKMQFIVESMIICAIGGIIGIVLGIIIGVIGAHVMGNSPVISPMVIVGSFTFSMVIGIFFGYYPAKKAAGLDPIEALRYE is encoded by the coding sequence ATGTTTATAAAAGAAAATATAATGCTGGCTATAGCAGGGCTTAAATCCAATAAAATGCGTGCAGTTCTTACTATGCTTGGAATAATAATAGGTATTGGATCTGTAATAGGTATTGTTTCAGTTGGTAATGCTATGACAGCTAATGTAACAAGTTCAATGGCTGATATGGGATCGACTAATGTTACAATTAATGTAACAGAAAGAGATAGTACATCTACAAATAATAATAAAACGAAGACAAATGAGAAGAAAAATGGAAGTTCTACTAATGAAATGCCAGGGGCTGGATCCCATGAAGGTGGTGCTGGAGGCGGAATGCCCGGAGGTGGCTCTGGTGGAGGAATGCCCGGAGGTGGAATGTCTGGTGGAGGTGGAATGTCAGGAGGCGGAGGCGGAATGCCAGGTGGTGGCATGGGAGGTCATAGTGGTCGTTTTGGCAGTTCAAGTACTTCTACACCAAAGGACTCAGATCTTTTAACAATGAGTCAGATAAAAGAATTAGAGGAAAACTTTAGTGATAAGATAGATGCTTTTAGTGTTACAGCAACAAAGGATACTGGAAAAGCTAAAAATGGAACAGCATATGCTAATGTAAACATTACTGGTACAAATCCAGGATATGAAAAAGTAAAGAACATAGAAATGGCAGATGGAAGGTATATTACAGATACAGATGTTGACGGCTCAAAAATGGTTGCAGTAGTTTCAGATAAATTGGTAAGTAAAATCTTTGGTGAGGGTGCAGATCCAATTGGACAGGAAGTGAAAATATATACTTCAAGTGCAATTCATTGTTATACAATAGTTGGTGTATACACTTATAAATCGTCTGGAGGAAGTACGGAATCAGAGGAAAAGCTTACAACAGATTTATATATTCCTGTAACAGCAGCAAAAAGCTCATCATCAAATAAAAATTATCAGACAGTTACCATAAGAGCTAAAGATAATGTTGATATTACAACATTTACTACAGAACTTCAAACGTATCTAGATAAGCTATATATTAAAAATACTAAGTATAAAGCAACTGCAAGTAATATGGAAAGTATGCTTGAATCAATGACTTCTATGACATCAACAATGGCTCTTGCAATATCGGCAATAGCAGCTATTTCCCTTCTTGTTGGTGGTATTGGAGTAATGAATATAATGCTTGTATCTGTTACTGAAAGAACAAGGGAAATAGGTACAAGAAAAGCATTAGGAGCAAAAAGTTCTCATATAAAGATGCAGTTTATAGTTGAATCAATGATAATATGTGCAATTGGAGGCATTATTGGAATAGTTCTTGGAATAATTATAGGAGTCATAGGTGCTCATGTTATGGGGAATTCACCAGTTATATCACCTATGGTTATAGTAGGAAGTTTTACATTTTCTATGGTTATTGGAATATTCTTTGGATATTATCCAGCTAAAAAGGCAGCAGGTTTAGATCCTATAGAAGCATTAAGGTATGAATAA
- a CDS encoding helix-turn-helix domain-containing protein: MYDSYDSDDYFFNNEFSFLFQQKNKDAIISIILKKHKDELQEAFLPLSTKRTDLLIWNVIYIREIIKNGSTKQFLHTLYNKYYKTIQTLTTLSDMQKVELDMADTYLDILVNSVEVTNNFITNKILAFLYIHLEENFTLEEISKELNMSVGYMCKCFKNNMGISIMKYFKIIKINRAKTLLKSTNKSILEISTNLSFCDQCNFSKVFKEVEGITPIEYRNLYI, from the coding sequence ATGTATGATTCATATGATTCTGATGACTATTTTTTTAATAATGAATTTTCATTTTTATTTCAACAAAAAAATAAAGATGCAATAATTTCTATTATTTTAAAAAAACATAAAGATGAATTACAAGAAGCATTTCTACCTCTTTCTACCAAAAGAACTGACTTACTTATTTGGAATGTTATCTACATAAGAGAAATCATAAAAAATGGTTCAACAAAACAGTTTCTTCACACCCTATATAATAAATATTATAAAACAATACAGACTCTGACGACCCTATCAGATATGCAAAAAGTAGAGTTGGATATGGCAGATACTTATTTAGATATACTTGTAAATTCAGTAGAAGTGACAAATAATTTTATAACCAATAAAATATTAGCTTTTTTGTATATTCATTTAGAAGAAAACTTCACTTTAGAAGAAATATCTAAAGAATTAAACATGTCAGTTGGCTATATGTGTAAGTGTTTTAAAAATAATATGGGCATATCAATAATGAAATACTTTAAAATTATAAAAATAAATAGAGCGAAAACTCTATTAAAAAGTACAAATAAAAGCATCTTAGAAATCTCCACCAATTTAAGTTTTTGTGATCAATGTAATTTTTCAAAAGTATTCAAAGAGGTTGAAGGAATTACACCAATTGAATATAGAAATCTTTATATTTAA
- a CDS encoding maltose ABC transporter substrate-binding protein — MSKKFKAMSLIIAGLMGVTLLSGCGSIGGNSSNGNSDDEIIVWSYLMDNEVEEVNKIAQEWGKENNRKVTVVKDNSDFQNFLQAANSSKGPDVVFGIAHNNLGTFHEAGLLEEIPDGFVNKDGYVNSTVWDAVSYDNKPFAVPISMETYALFYNKDKVKQMPENIEKLVEEAKAYGPSGFQFSMNEFYYTAAFVQSYGGYVFGNKNGTTDINDIGLGNEGSIKAYKFLQDLVQKDKLMPADITTDIANSNFKTGNAIYYIGGPWDVSGFKDAGVNFGVVPIPKINNSDAKTFMGVQSAFVSSNSNKKDDSWNLLKYLVENSPEKLYEVGNRLPVIKSKLEVDEIKNNEYSQAFIKQAQSSVPMPNVPEIECIWEPLKNITRIFNGEDVATVAKDIELGVKDGIEMSK; from the coding sequence GTGAGTAAGAAGTTTAAAGCTATGTCATTAATTATTGCAGGACTTATGGGAGTAACACTTTTAAGTGGATGTGGAAGCATTGGTGGGAATAGTTCAAATGGAAATAGTGATGATGAAATAATTGTATGGTCATATTTAATGGATAATGAAGTTGAGGAAGTTAATAAAATAGCACAAGAATGGGGAAAAGAAAATAATAGAAAAGTTACAGTAGTTAAAGATAACTCTGATTTTCAAAATTTTCTCCAGGCAGCAAATTCATCAAAAGGACCTGATGTTGTATTTGGAATAGCACATAATAATTTAGGTACATTCCATGAAGCAGGGCTTCTTGAAGAAATTCCTGATGGTTTTGTAAATAAAGATGGATATGTAAATTCAACTGTATGGGATGCTGTTTCTTATGATAATAAACCTTTTGCAGTTCCAATATCTATGGAAACATATGCATTATTTTATAATAAAGATAAGGTAAAACAAATGCCAGAAAATATTGAAAAATTAGTGGAAGAGGCAAAAGCATATGGTCCTTCAGGATTTCAATTTTCTATGAATGAATTTTATTATACAGCAGCATTTGTTCAAAGTTATGGTGGATATGTATTTGGAAATAAGAATGGCACAACAGATATAAATGATATTGGACTTGGTAATGAAGGTTCAATAAAAGCATATAAATTTCTACAAGACTTAGTTCAAAAAGATAAATTAATGCCAGCAGACATAACTACTGATATTGCAAATAGTAATTTTAAAACTGGAAATGCTATTTATTATATTGGTGGTCCATGGGATGTGAGTGGATTTAAAGATGCAGGAGTAAACTTTGGTGTAGTTCCAATACCTAAGATTAATAATTCTGATGCTAAAACATTTATGGGAGTTCAGTCAGCATTTGTAAGTAGTAATTCAAATAAAAAAGATGATTCATGGAATCTTCTTAAATATCTTGTTGAAAATTCACCTGAAAAATTATATGAAGTTGGAAACAGACTTCCTGTTATTAAATCTAAATTAGAAGTGGATGAAATAAAAAATAATGAATATAGTCAAGCGTTTATAAAACAAGCTCAGAGTTCAGTTCCTATGCCTAATGTTCCAGAGATAGAATGCATATGGGAACCATTAAAAAATATCACAAGAATATTCAATGGTGAAGATGTAGCAACTGTAGCTAAAGATATAGAACTGGGAGTAAAAGACGGAATTGAAATGTCTAAATAA
- a CDS encoding carbohydrate ABC transporter permease: MRKRKSNLESYKYLSPALISILILSVLPTLYTIFMAFTDYTLKNQNFGYGTEKGWHFVGLYQFKQILTGPLKSQFFPLLGWTLIFTVISTVGAYFIGLIFAMALDDKNMKESFIYKALLVIPWALPGAITIISFKGLFNSEYGAINTLLLQINLIKEPVLWLTTPMASRIAVIIVNLWLGYPYMMNVCIGALSSIPDTYYEAADIDGASRWQKFKNITLPSISNVSYPLLISNFAFNFNNFNAAYLLTEGGPSKSGSSFAGWTDIIGSATYKMSTSKGNFALGAAMSILIFIIIGVISFANMRASGQFKEAENG; this comes from the coding sequence ATGAGAAAGAGAAAAAGTAATCTTGAAAGCTATAAGTACCTTTCACCAGCATTGATAAGCATATTAATATTGAGTGTATTGCCTACATTATACACTATTTTTATGGCATTTACTGATTACACACTTAAAAATCAAAACTTTGGTTACGGAACAGAAAAAGGATGGCATTTTGTAGGATTGTATCAGTTTAAACAGATTTTGACTGGACCTCTTAAAAGTCAGTTTTTTCCACTTCTTGGATGGACCTTAATTTTTACTGTAATTTCCACAGTAGGAGCATATTTTATTGGATTGATATTTGCAATGGCTTTAGATGATAAGAACATGAAAGAATCATTTATATACAAAGCTTTACTTGTAATACCATGGGCACTTCCAGGTGCAATTACAATAATTTCTTTCAAAGGTTTATTTAATAGTGAGTATGGAGCAATTAATACATTACTGCTTCAAATAAATTTAATTAAAGAACCTGTATTGTGGCTTACAACTCCAATGGCATCAAGGATAGCAGTTATAATAGTCAATCTATGGCTAGGGTATCCGTATATGATGAATGTATGTATTGGAGCTTTATCTTCAATACCTGACACATATTATGAAGCTGCAGATATTGACGGTGCTTCAAGATGGCAGAAGTTCAAAAATATAACACTTCCATCAATAAGTAATGTGTCATATCCCTTATTGATTTCAAACTTTGCATTTAATTTTAATAATTTTAATGCTGCATACCTTTTAACAGAAGGTGGTCCATCAAAATCTGGTTCTTCATTTGCAGGGTGGACAGATATTATTGGATCCGCAACTTATAAAATGTCAACTAGTAAGGGCAACTTTGCACTTGGTGCAGCAATGTCAATACTTATATTCATAATAATAGGTGTAATATCATTTGCAAATATGAGAGCTTCAGGTCAATTTAAGGAGGCAGAGAATGGTTAA
- a CDS encoding sugar ABC transporter permease, with protein MVKENSVSTIKTKKGIGLSKRAKIELNIKRVFLIFSILLLMFPVFAIITASLSTGTSFMQKNLIPESITFNNYIKAFSDEVGFSKWMLNTTFVAVTVALFQLFLTIPSAFAFSKLKFKGKSKWLMFLIILQMFPSSMTVPAILSIAYKVPFGMDNLLFLALILCAGSAYNIWLMKGFIDGIPNDLEEAARIDGATTWQVFTKIILPLAKSMAVVIFFFAFIAVYSEFVFSAALIKNKDLLTVVVGMKSFTAGKLTDWPMYSACSILISVPLAIVFVSIQRFIAKGLVAGAVKE; from the coding sequence ATGGTTAAGGAGAATTCAGTAAGTACTATTAAAACTAAAAAGGGAATTGGATTAAGTAAGAGAGCAAAAATTGAGCTAAATATAAAAAGAGTATTTTTGATATTTTCTATATTACTTTTGATGTTTCCGGTATTTGCTATTATAACAGCTTCATTATCAACTGGTACAAGCTTTATGCAGAAAAACTTAATACCTGAAAGTATAACGTTTAATAATTATATTAAGGCATTTTCAGATGAAGTAGGTTTTAGTAAATGGATGTTAAATACTACATTTGTAGCAGTTACAGTTGCACTTTTTCAACTTTTTTTGACGATACCATCAGCATTTGCTTTTTCAAAACTAAAATTTAAAGGAAAAAGCAAATGGCTTATGTTTTTAATAATACTTCAAATGTTTCCATCGTCTATGACAGTACCAGCAATACTTTCAATTGCTTATAAGGTACCATTTGGAATGGATAATCTATTATTTTTAGCTCTTATTTTATGTGCTGGAAGTGCTTATAATATATGGCTTATGAAAGGATTTATTGATGGAATCCCAAATGACCTTGAAGAAGCAGCAAGAATAGATGGGGCAACAACATGGCAGGTCTTTACAAAGATAATATTACCTCTTGCAAAATCAATGGCTGTTGTAATTTTTTTCTTTGCATTTATTGCAGTATATAGCGAATTTGTATTTTCAGCAGCACTTATAAAAAATAAAGATTTACTTACTGTGGTTGTTGGTATGAAGTCTTTTACTGCAGGAAAATTAACTGACTGGCCAATGTATTCAGCCTGCTCAATATTGATTTCTGTTCCTCTTGCAATTGTATTTGTATCAATTCAAAGGTTTATAGCAAAAGGACTTGTTGCAGGTGCAGTTAAAGAATAA
- a CDS encoding glycoside hydrolase family 13 protein, which yields MNKYAVYHITDAPYSYPKDLNTLSVIIRTAKDDIKSCRIYYKTRYDWQNPFNIKEMKKSDTNKLFDYYKADISVERNRYRYYFELEDNNGEVEFFDERGFKKQMEKRPEAASFQYPYIAESDAYEKVNWLQEAVVYQIFVERFCDGDKSIDPEEALEWGSDVTTNSKFGGDLQGIIDKLDYLEYLGVNLIYLTPIFKSSSNHKYNTCDYYKIEPQFGTLDKAKELVLKCHERNIKIVFDAVFNHSGSDFFAFKDILKNQQKSKYTNWYFIDNYPVDINKCNYYTFADYISTMPKFNTSNEDVKEYLLNVGAYWINEVGIDGWRLDVCDEVDHCFWRDFKKKIKHSKKDAILIGEIMHESSSFLKGDQLDSIMNYPFKGAMIDFFGNRSINAEEFDDILAKNRVIYMDDINRQLWNLIGSHDTSRFLTECEEKIERMKLAIVFQFTYIGVPYIYYGDEIGLAGGEEPQSRKCMIWDSKEQNCELLEFYKKMIKIRKENKVLIYGDYKTVYCKDNIIAFIREDKDNKVLVIINNTYKKVKININKDHEYMNMLTGKFELIKDTIGIDSMSYKILKL from the coding sequence GTGAATAAATACGCAGTATATCACATAACAGATGCACCGTATTCTTATCCTAAAGATTTGAATACTTTATCTGTAATAATAAGAACAGCAAAAGACGATATAAAATCCTGTAGGATATATTATAAAACAAGATATGATTGGCAAAATCCATTTAATATAAAAGAAATGAAAAAAAGTGATACAAATAAATTATTTGATTATTATAAAGCAGATATATCAGTTGAGCGTAATAGGTATAGATATTATTTTGAACTTGAAGATAATAATGGAGAAGTAGAATTTTTCGATGAACGTGGATTTAAAAAGCAAATGGAAAAAAGGCCAGAAGCAGCTAGTTTTCAATATCCATACATTGCAGAGAGTGATGCATATGAGAAAGTGAATTGGCTTCAAGAAGCTGTTGTATACCAAATTTTTGTTGAGCGATTTTGTGATGGAGATAAAAGTATAGATCCTGAAGAAGCATTAGAGTGGGGGAGTGATGTAACGACCAATTCTAAGTTTGGTGGAGATTTACAAGGGATTATAGATAAATTAGATTATTTGGAATATCTTGGAGTGAATTTGATTTATTTAACGCCTATATTTAAATCGTCATCAAATCATAAGTATAATACATGTGACTACTATAAGATTGAACCACAGTTTGGAACGCTGGATAAGGCTAAGGAACTTGTTTTAAAGTGTCATGAAAGAAATATAAAGATAGTTTTTGATGCAGTATTTAACCATTCGGGATCTGATTTCTTTGCATTTAAAGATATTTTGAAAAATCAGCAAAAATCAAAGTATACTAATTGGTATTTCATAGATAACTATCCTGTCGATATTAATAAGTGTAACTATTATACATTTGCAGATTATATAAGTACAATGCCTAAATTTAATACTTCAAATGAAGATGTAAAAGAATATTTATTGAATGTTGGAGCGTATTGGATTAACGAAGTTGGGATTGATGGATGGCGTTTAGATGTATGTGATGAAGTAGATCACTGTTTTTGGAGAGATTTTAAGAAAAAAATAAAACATAGTAAAAAGGATGCCATTTTGATAGGTGAAATAATGCATGAATCAAGTTCATTTTTGAAGGGAGACCAGTTAGACAGTATAATGAATTATCCTTTTAAGGGAGCTATGATAGATTTTTTCGGTAATAGAAGTATAAATGCAGAAGAGTTTGATGATATTCTTGCAAAAAATAGAGTGATTTATATGGATGATATAAACAGACAGCTTTGGAATTTGATTGGAAGTCATGATACATCAAGGTTTTTGACAGAGTGTGAAGAAAAAATAGAGCGAATGAAATTAGCTATAGTATTTCAATTTACTTATATTGGTGTACCGTATATATATTATGGTGATGAAATTGGACTTGCAGGAGGAGAAGAACCACAATCGAGAAAGTGTATGATATGGGATTCGAAAGAACAGAATTGTGAACTTTTAGAATTTTATAAAAAGATGATAAAAATAAGAAAAGAAAACAAAGTTCTGATTTATGGAGATTATAAAACTGTTTATTGTAAGGATAATATAATTGCTTTTATTAGGGAAGATAAAGATAATAAAGTACTAGTTATAATAAATAATACTTATAAAAAAGTTAAAATAAATATTAATAAAGATCATGAATATATGAATATGCTTACAGGAAAATTTGAATTAATTAAAGATACTATTGGGATTGATTCAATGAGTTATAAAATTTTGAAATTATAA
- a CDS encoding HAD-IIA family hydrolase has translation MFRNKKIFLLDIDGTVSVGNKVIEGTFEFLDYIVGNGGKYIFITNNSSKSIDDYVEKFNGLGFKVDESNFITASYATALYLKNNYNNNKIFVLGTKSFIDELKKFNLNITEKLEEKISCVVVAYDDELTYKKIEKICELLSKEKSVDYIATNPDLVCPVSFGFVPDCGSLCMMIENATKRKPEYIGKPNRFIIDICLDKYNCKNEDMIIIGDRLYTDILCGINTDIDTCLVLTGEAVEDDLKESKIQPKYVFNSIKELYEGLK, from the coding sequence GTGTTTAGAAATAAAAAAATATTTCTTCTAGATATTGATGGTACTGTATCTGTTGGAAATAAGGTAATAGAAGGTACTTTTGAATTTTTAGACTATATTGTTGGTAATGGTGGAAAATATATTTTTATAACGAATAATTCTAGTAAAAGTATAGATGACTATGTAGAAAAATTTAATGGGTTGGGATTTAAAGTTGATGAGAGCAATTTTATAACTGCATCTTATGCTACAGCATTATATTTGAAGAATAATTATAATAATAATAAAATATTTGTATTAGGTACAAAATCATTTATTGATGAACTTAAAAAGTTCAATTTAAATATTACAGAAAAATTAGAAGAAAAAATAAGTTGTGTAGTTGTAGCTTACGATGATGAATTGACATATAAAAAAATCGAAAAAATATGTGAACTTCTTTCAAAAGAGAAAAGTGTAGATTATATAGCAACAAATCCTGATTTAGTATGTCCAGTATCTTTTGGGTTTGTTCCAGATTGTGGGTCACTATGCATGATGATTGAAAATGCAACCAAGAGAAAGCCAGAATACATAGGAAAGCCTAATAGATTTATAATAGATATATGTCTTGATAAATATAATTGCAAAAATGAAGATATGATTATTATTGGAGATAGGTTATACACTGATATTCTATGTGGGATAAATACAGATATTGATACCTGCTTGGTTTTAACTGGAGAAGCAGTAGAGGATGATTTAAAGGAGTCTAAAATTCAGCCTAAATATGTATTTAATAGTATTAAAGAACTTTATGAAGGCTTAAAATAA